CGTTCTTTTCGATCTTTCTCTGGTAGTCGAGGTGTTCCTCCAGAACGTCCATCATGGGAGCAATCCCATTGGTCAACGTGGTGAAGATTGCATAGAGCTGCAATTGCATCATGCTGGTCGTTGCGTTCAACGATTTTTCTTTTGGAAACGACTCTTTGACCTTTGCGGAACTTGCTTCCTGGCCCAACGAAACTTTTGCGTTTCCCGAGTTTGTCGACACCTTGGTTGCTCGACCGGCATTGGAACCAGCAGGCAATTCATTGAGCCCGCTTTGCTCCTGTTCCGCTGCTGGTTTCGGCTCCTCACGAACTTCGCGAGCGACGGTGAGGGAATAGTTGCGTGCGGTTGCGTTGACCAGCTTTCGAGTCGCGGCGTTGTCTTGTGCGAACAGCGGGGTTGTTAGAAGCAGAAGTGTGATTGAAAAGTATCGTTGAATCATCTTGGATTCTTTCAGGGGAAGGGGGAAGATCGAACGTGGCGGGGGCTTCCAGCGGTAGCATTCACTGGGAACTGCGACTGGAAGCCCCAGTCACTTTGAACAAAGAGTGACTAAAACCACAACTCGCTCAACTGTCCGGATTCAAGCTCGTTGGCATAGCTCAAATAGTAGTTTCGGTTAGGCGCGTTGTACTCGCGTGCCGCCAATTCTCGCAGCGCCTCGATTTTCACCGTGCGGGCCAGCTTTCGATCTCCATCATCCAGCCATTTCAAATGTTCCGAAAGCTCAAGTGCCCATTGGTAATCTTGATTCGCCAGTGCGGCGTTCATCTGTTCGGTTAGCTTATTTATGCCACCCGCCAGCTTGGCAATCTTTTGCGCCTTGACCTTGGGTTCCAACGGATT
This genomic window from Allorhodopirellula heiligendammensis contains:
- a CDS encoding YciI family protein, with the protein product MIQRYFSITLLLLTTPLFAQDNAATRKLVNATARNYSLTVAREVREEPKPAAEQEQSGLNELPAGSNAGRATKVSTNSGNAKVSLGQEASSAKVKESFPKEKSLNATTSMMQLQLYAIFTTLTNGIAPMMDVLEEHLDYQRKIEKNGILFGAGPFWTSDEKFCEGEEMIIVRADDTTEARKIADADPMHAKGARSYVVRPWLLNEGRLTIHWNLSSRKAELN